One window of Papaver somniferum cultivar HN1 chromosome 9, ASM357369v1, whole genome shotgun sequence genomic DNA carries:
- the LOC113309941 gene encoding thionin-like protein 2 yields MEGKNVKVISLMVIVMFGMFVGRSSAFSKDCFVGCMVLCAVTHPNRQMFLCPFTCLKKCIFRSDDPDPSNKIESPGDRYCKLGCATVNCISKSTPQNPLGDQVQHCVNSYCTKKCTN; encoded by the coding sequence ATGGAAGGGAAAAATGTGAAGGTGATTTCTTTGATGGTCATAGTAATGTTTGGAATGTTCGTAGGGAGGAGTTCAGCATTCAGCAAGGACTGCTTTGTAGGATGTATGGTGCTATGCGCTGTTACTCATCCTAACAGGCAGATGTTTTTATGCCCATTTACTTGCTTGAAGAAATGTATTTTCAGGTCGGATGACCCGGATCCTTCTAACAAGATTGAGTCTCCTGGTGATCGCTACTGCAAGCTTGGTTGTGCTACCGTGAACTGCATCAGCAAAAGCACTCCTCAGAATCCTCTTGGAGACCAAGTTCAACATTGTGTTAATTCTTACTGCACTAAAAAATGCACAAACTAA